In one window of Rhinopithecus roxellana isolate Shanxi Qingling chromosome 15, ASM756505v1, whole genome shotgun sequence DNA:
- the LOC104673772 gene encoding upstream-binding factor 1-like protein 1, translating into MALPRSQGLWSKEDILRLLERMENNLPSDGDGTFSSIQSHMDWGKVAFKNFSGETCRLKWLEISCSLRKFGTLKELVLEAKKCVKNTNKSQKVRTHPDFPKRPLTAYIRFFKENWPRYSQMYPGMRSQELTKILSKKYKELPEQMKQKYIQDFQKEKQEFEEKLARFREEHPDLVQKAKKSDVSKRIQTKVQKKVQKNMEEVSSLPKTDQFFKKVKFHGEPQKPPMNGYHKFHQDSWSSKELQHLSLRERTVEIGRRWQRIPQSQKDHYKSQAAELQKQYKVKLDLWIKTLSPENYAAYKESTYAKGKNMALTGGPDPRLRQTDPQSSSARGLQEGFGEGQGLQAAGTDSSQTTWVNCHVSMEPEENMKKDGEEEESSNSSDCSSGEEMEVDV; encoded by the coding sequence ATGGCTTTGCCTAGAAGCCAAGGCCTTtggtcaaaagaagacatcttgAGGTTACTGGAACGCATGGAGAATAATCTCCCATCTGATGGCGACGGCACGTTCAGCTCAATTCAGTCACACATGGACTGGGGAAAAGtagcttttaaaaacttttctggtGAAACGTGCAGACTCAAATGGTTAGAGATTTCTTGCAGCTTGAGAAAATTTGGCACTTTGAAAGAATTAGTCCTGGAAGCTAAGAAAtgtgttaaaaatacaaacaaaagccaaaaagtcAGGACCCATCCAGACTTTCCAAAGAGGCCCCTTACTGCTTATATCCGTTTCTTCAAGGAGAATTGGCCCCGGTACTCCCAAATGTACCCTGGGATGAGAAGCCAGGAACTGACCAAAATCCTGTCAAAGAAGTACAAGGAACTCCCAGAGCAGatgaaacagaaatatattcAGGATTTCCAGAAGGAAAAGCAAGAATTTGAGGAAAAACTTGCTCGCTTTAGGGAAGAACACCCTGATTTAGTCCAGAAGGCCAAGAAATCTGATGTCTCCAAGAGGATTCAAACCAAGGTGCAAAAGAAGGTTCAGAAAAATATGGAAGAAGTGAGTTCTCTTCCAAAAACGGATCAATTTTTCAAGAAGGTAAAATTTCATGGAGAACCTCAGAAACCCCCCATGAATGGATACCACAAATTTCACCAAGATTCCTGGTCAAGTAAGGAGCTGCAACATTTGTCCCTGAGGGAGCGCACGGTAGAGATTGGCAGACGCTGGCAGCGCATCCCGCAGAGCCAGAAGGATCATTACAAGAGCCAGGCTGCGGAGCTGCAGAAGCAATACAAGGTGAAATTGGATCTCTGGATTAAGACTTTGTCACCTGAAAATTATGCTGCATACAAAGAATCGACCTATGCTAAGGGTAAGAATATGGCCTTGACAGGAGGCCCGGACCCCAGGTTGAGACAAACAGATCCTCAGTCCTCATCAGCAAGGGGTCTGCAAGAAGGgtttggggaggggcaggggctcCAGGCTGCAGGAACAGATTCATCACAGACTACTTGGGTAAACTGTCATGTCTCCATGGAACCAGAAGAGAACATGAAGAAAgatggagaagaagaagaaagcagtaACTCTTCAGACTGCAGCAGTGGAGAAGAAATGGAAGTTGATGTCTGA
- the LOC104677788 gene encoding tripartite motif-containing protein 64C-like translates to MDSDTLQAFQNELICSICMNFFIDPVTIDCGHSFCRPCLYLCWEEGRAPMCCPECREISGKPDFNTNVTLKKLASLARQTRPQNINNSQNICVLHEETKELFCEVDKQLLCGPCSESPEHMAHSHSPIGWAAEECRDKLIKEMDYLWKINQETQNNLNQETRKFHSLVNYVSIRKVIITIQYQKMHLLLDEEEQLHLQALEREAKELFQQLRDSQVRMTQHLERLKDMYRELWETCHMPDVELLQDVGNVSARADLAQMQKPQPVYPELTSWRITGVLEMLNNFRVDNALSTEMTPCSISLSEDVRHVIFEDDHHSAPMDPQGVESFAVWGAQAFISGRHYWEVDVTHSSTWILGVCRDSRTADTSIVIDSDETFLLIFSKRSNHYSLSTNSPPLTQHVQRPLGRVGVFLDYDNGSVSFFDVSKGSLIYGFPLASFSSPLRPFFCFGCT, encoded by the exons ATGGATTCAGACACCCTGCAAGCCTTCCAGAATGAGCTCATTTGCTCCATTTGCATGAACTTCTTCATAGACCCGGTCACCATTGACTGTGGGCACAGCTTTTGCAGGCCCTGTCTCTACCTCTGCTGGGAAGAAGGCAGAGCACCAATGTGCTGCCCTGAGTGCAGAGAAATCTCAGGGAAGCCTGACTTCAACACCAATGTTACACTCAAAAAGCTGGCTTCCCTAGCCAGACAGACCAGACCTCAGAACATCAACAACTCACAAAACATCTGTGTGCTCCATGAGGAGACTAAGGAGCTCTTCTGTGAGGTTGACAAGCAATTGCTCTGTGGGCCCTGCTCTGAGTCACCAGAGCACATGGCTCACAGCCACAGTCCAATAGGATGGGCTGCTGAGGAATGCAGG GATAAACTTATAAAGGAAATGGACTATTTGTGGAAAATCAATCAAGAGACACAAAACAATCTAAATCAGGAAACTAGAAAATTTCATTCGTTAGTG AACTATGTGTCAATAAGGAAGGTGATAATCACTATTCAATATCAAAAGATGCATCTACTTCTCGATGAGGAGGAGCAACTGCATCTGCAGGCACTGGAAAGAGAAGCAAAAGAGCTTTTCCAACAACTACGAGACAGTCAAGTGAGAATGACCCAACATTTAGAAAGGTTGAAAGACATGTACAGAGAGCTGTGGGAGACGTGCCACATGCCTGACGTGGAGCTGCTCCAG gatgTGGGAAATGTATCAGCAAG GGCTGATTTGGCACAGATGCAAAAGCCCCAGCCAGTGTACCCAGAGCTCACTTCATGGCGCATAACTGGAGTCCTAGAAATGCTCAACAACTTCAGAG TGGATAATGCTCTGAGCACGGAAATGACTCCTTGCTCTATAAGCCTTTCTGAGGATGTGAGACATGTGATATTTGAAGATGACCATCACAGTGCACCCATGGATCCCCAGGGAGTGGAGAGCTTTGCTGTGTGGGGAGCGCAAGCATTCATCTCCGGCAGGCATTACTGGGAAGTGGATGTGACCCACTCCTCCACCTGGATTCTGGGAGTCTGTAGAGATTCCAGGACAGCAGATACCAGTATCGTTATTGATTCTGatgaaacatttttgttaattttctcaaaGAGGAGCAATCACTATAGTCTCTCCACCAACTCTCCACCTTTAActcagcatgtgcaaaggcctcTGGGTCGGGTTGGGGTGTTTCTGGATTATGATAATGGATCTGTGAGTTTTTTTGATGTTTCTAAAGGTTCTCTTATCTATGGCTTTCCTCttgcctccttctcttcccctctgaGGCCTTTCTTTTGCTTTGGTTGTACATGA